Sequence from the Methanosarcina siciliae T4/M genome:
CCAGTGCTTTTTGTCCGGATATGGAGATTAAAGGAGCTCCTATAAGCTGCGCCTGGGCAACGCCTGTAACAAGGTTCGTTGCTCCTGGTCCGAGAGTTGAAAAACAGACCCCGGCTCTTCCTTTCAGCCTTCCGTAAGCTGCAGCCATGAATGCGGCAGCCTGTTCATGCCTTGTTATAATCAGTTTGATATTCGAGTTTCGAAGAGATTCGAGAAGGTCAAGGTTTTCTTCTCCCGGGAGTCCGAAAATATATTCCACGCCTTCTTCTTTTAGCTGGGCAACAAAAAGGTCCGAAGCTTTCATAAAAAACCCCAATTTATTAATCTATCCAAAATATTATTCAACTTTTAATATCAACTTTTACCCTGTTATCCATTTCGATCCGGATATCGCTGAACCTGGATTGCCGCTGCTGAACTCATATCGTTTTTGTTGAATTCACATATCGCTGCTGCTAAATGCATATGGTATTGCTGAACTTATACAACCTGAAAACCGGGTTTTCTGCTTATTTATTCTCATTTGTTAACCACGACGGTTTTTATGTTTACAAATTGCTTAAGCCCGTAATATGAAAGCTCTCTTCCTATCCCGGATTTTTTGACTCCTCCAAAAGGCAGCCTTGGATCGGACTTTACCATTCCGTTGATGGTCACAAAACCCGCCCTTATTCTTTTTGCCAGCCGCTCAGCTCTCTCCAGGTCTGTAGACCAGACTTCAGCTCCAAATCCAAATTCCGTGGAGTTTGCAATTTCCACAGCTTCATCTTCATCCTTTGCTATGATTACGGGTGCGATAGGTCCGCAGACCTCAAAATTGCAGGCCTTCATGTCCGCACTGGCAGCAGGGATAAGCGCCGGTCTGAAGAAAAAACCTTTCGCATGTTCTTCTCCGTACACATGAGGTTCTGAACCTTTTCTTTTTGCATCCTTCAGGATCTTTTCAAGGATGCCTACACACTCCTTTTTTGCCACCGGCCCGATGTCAGTTTCCTCATCCATGGGGTCCCCTATTTTCAGTTCCTGAATATACAGTTCGAAGGCCTCAATGAAATCCACGACAACATCTTCAATGACGATGAACCTCTTGGCTGCAATACAGCTCTGCCCTGCATTGAGGAAACGGGATTCTATCGCAAACTGTGAAGCCCGGTCTATATCCGCATCTTCAAGCACAATGAAGGGGTCGGACCCTCCAAGTTCCAGCACGAAAGGCTTGACCAACCTTCCGGCAAGCTCTCCGACTTCAGATC
This genomic interval carries:
- a CDS encoding NAD-dependent succinate-semialdehyde dehydrogenase; translation: MKIKSINPYTEEVNWIFDALSFGDCEEQIKKSRATFSGWSSLSVEERTRYIARAAEVLRQNKRAYAEIITKEMGKPIRQALGEVDNCACLCDYYAENSAEFLKDEVVETEAEKSYVTFEPLGIILGIAPWDFPFWQAFRFAVPALTAGNVCLLKHAGNVPMSALGIEKVFTEAGLPENVFKTLLINSKTAMEIIDEDLVDGVSITGSQVAGSEVGELAGRLVKPFVLELGGSDPFIVLEDADIDRASQFAIESRFLNAGQSCIAAKRFIVIEDVVVDFIEAFELYIQELKIGDPMDEETDIGPVAKKECVGILEKILKDAKRKGSEPHVYGEEHAKGFFFRPALIPAASADMKACNFEVCGPIAPVIIAKDEDEAVEIANSTEFGFGAEVWSTDLERAERLAKRIRAGFVTINGMVKSDPRLPFGGVKKSGIGRELSYYGLKQFVNIKTVVVNK